The Aquincola tertiaricarbonis genomic sequence GCAGGCTTGTTCCGCGCAGACCTTACCGTAGGCCCGGACATGAAGCGCCAGCAGGTGCGTGTGGTCTTCTCCAATTCGAAGGGCACTGCGCGCCGGGAGGTGGTGCTGCTGGCCGGGGCCACCGCCGCCTCCGCCTCCTCGCCCGCTCCGACAGCTTCGGCCGCTTCGGCACCTTCTGCGGGAGATGCAAAAGCCAAGTGATCACGAGAAGTTGCGGCCCAACCTCACCGCACCCCCCTCCTTCAGCACATCCACATCCACCCCACCGCGCGTCACCCGCAGCCGCCCGGCGTCGGCCAGGCCCTGCGCCACGCGGCGCACCTCGGGCATCAGCGCGCGCCAGCCGGCTTCTTCGGCCACCAGCGCGCGGGCCACTTCGGAGGGGCAGATCGTCTTGCCCGGCTGACGGGCAGCCAGCAGACGGAAGATCGTCTCTTCGATCTGCGGGTCACCCCCCATGCCGGTCATGCCGCGCTGCGGCCCTGCACGTCGAACCGGTCCAGGTTCATCACCTTGGTCCAGGCCTGCACGAAGTCGCGCACGAAATGGGCATCACCGTCGGCGGCGGCGTACACCTCGGCCAGGGCGCGCAGCTGCGCGTTGCTGCCGAAGATCAGGTCGGCCAGCGTGGCCGTCCAGCGGCGTTCGCCGGTCTTGCGGTCGGTGCCTTCGAACACGTTCTTCTGGCCTTCCACCGGCTTCCAGGCCGTGCGCATGTCCAGCAGGTTCCGGAAGAAGTCGGGGCTCAGCGTGCCGGGGCGGGTGGTCAGCACGCCATGCGCCGTGTTGCCGCTGTTGGCGCCCAGGGCGCGCAGGCCGCCCACCAGCGCGGTCATCTCGGGCGCGGTCAGCATCAGCAGGTTGGCCTTGTCGATGATGGCGTTGGCCACGTTGGCCGGCGCCGCCTTGCCGATGTAGTTGCGAAAGCCATCCACCGCCGGTTCCAGCACCTTGAACGATTGCACGTCGGTCTGTTCCAGCGTGGCGTCGGTGCGGCCGGGGGTGAAGGGCACCTGCACCGTGTGGCCGGCCTGCTGCGCGGCCGCTTCGATGGCGGCGCCACCGGCCAGCACGATCAGGTCGGCCAGCGACACCTGCTTGCCACCGGCGGCTTTGCCGTTGAACTCGGCCTGGATGGCTTCCAGCTTGGCGATGACCTGGGCCAGCTCGGCCGGGTCGTTGGCTTCCCAGTCCTTCTGCGGCGCCAGCCGCACGCGGGCACCGTTGGCACCGCCGCGCAGGTCGCTGCCGCGGAAGGTGCTGGCGCTGGCCCAGGCCGCCTTCACCAGCTGCGCCGTCGTCAGGCCGCTGGCCAGGACGCGCTGCTTCAGCTGCGCCACGTCGGCCGCATCCACCAGCGGATGGGTGGCAGCGGGCAGCGGGTCTTGCCACAGCAGTTCTTCCTGCGGCACCAGCGGGCCCAGGTAGCGCACCTTGGGTCCCATGTCGCGGTGGGTGAGCTTGAACCAGGCGCGGGCGAAGGCGTCGGCAAACTTCTGCGGGTTGGCCAGGTAGTCGCGGGCGATCTTCTCGTAGGCCGGGTCGAAGCGCAGCGCCAGGTCGGCGGTGGTCATCATCGGCTGGTGCAGCTTGCCGGGGATGTGGGCATCGGGCACGTTGCGGCCGGCGTCGCCCACGGGCTTCCACTGGTGCGCACCGGCGGGGCTCTTGGTCAGTTCCCACTCGAAGCCGAAGAGGGTTTGCAGGTAGCTCATGTCCCACTGCGTGGGCGTGGCGGTCCAGGCGCCTTCCAGGCCGCTGGTGATGGCATGGGCACCGATGCCGGATTCATACGCGCTCTTCCAGCCCAGGCCCAGCTCCTCGATGTTGGCGCCTTCGGGTTCCGCGCCCACGTGGTGCGCCGGGCCGGCGCCGTGGCACTTGCCGAAGGTGTGGCCGCCGGCCACCAGGGCCACGGTCTCGGCATCGTCCATCGCCATGCGCGCGAAGGTCTCGCGGATGTCGCGGGCCGAGGCCACCGGGTCGGGCTTGCCGTTGGGGCCCTCGGGGTTGACGTAGATCAGGCCCATCTGCACCGCGGCCAGCGGGTTGGCCAGCTCACGTTCGCCGCTGTAGCGCTCGTCGCCCAGCCAGGTGGATTCCGGGCCCCAGTCGATGGGCAGCGGTTCCCAGATGTCTTCACGGCCGCCGCCGAAGCCGAAGGTCTTGAAGCCCATGGACTCCAGCGCGACGTTGCCGGCCAGGATCATCAGGTCGGCCCAGGAGAGCTGGCGACCGTACTTCTGCTTGATGGGCCACAGCAGGCGGCGGGCCTTGTCCAGGTTGCCGTTGTCGGGCCAGCTGTTCAGCGGCGCGAAGCGTTGCTCGCCCGAGCGGGCGCCGCCACGACCGTCATAGATGCGGTAGGTGCCGGCCGAGTGCCAGGCCATGCGGATGAAGAAGGGGCCGTAGTGGCCGTAGTCGGCCGGCCACCAGTCCTGCGAATCGGTCATCAGGGCATGCAGGTCGGCGATCACCGCTTTCAGGTCCAGCTTCTGGAATTCCTGGCGGTAGTCGAAGTCTTCCAGCATCGGGTCGCCCAGCTTGCTGTGCTGGTGCAGCACGCCCAGGTTCAGCTGGTCGGGCCACCAATGGGCGTTGGTGCGGGTCTGCTTGGGCTTGCTGCTGCCGTGGGCCACGGGGCACTTCATCTCGGTTTCGGCGCTCATGCGGGGCATCTCCTTGCGGGCGGTTTGTGTAGGCCTGAAGGTTACGGTGGGCAGGGGGTAGGTAGCCATTGGCCGTTTGGATGATGGCGATAGCCCCCGACCGGCTTGCCCGGCGGGTGCCGTTGGTGCAAGCCCACGGCGGCCAGGGGCGGGGTGGCGGTGGCAACATGTCGCCTTTGGCTCACGAAGAACAACCATGCACAACCGTCGTTCACATCTGCTTGCAAGCGCCGCCCTGGGCCTGGCCCTGCTGGCCGGCACCGCCCATGCCGCCACCGACCTGCTGGACGAGGTGAAGCAGCGCGGCACGCTGCGCGTGGCGGTGGAGGGCACCTACCCTCCCTTCAACTTCCGCGACGCACAGGGCCAGCTCACCGGCTTCGACGTCGAGATCGCCGCCGCCATCGCCGGCAAGCTGGGCGTCAAGCCGGTGTTCACCACCACCGAGTGGAGCGGCATCCTGGCCGGGCTGCAGGCGGGCAAGTACGACGTAATCGTCAACCAGGTGGCGGCCACCGACGCGCGCCGCCAGACCTTCGACTTCAGCGGCCCCTACGTCAGCTCGTCGGCACAGCTCATCATCCGCGCCAACGAGACGCGGCCGATGGGCACGCTGGCCGACCTGAAGGGCAAGCGCATCGGTGTGGGGCAGGGCAGCAACTACGCCGACCTGGCCCGCGGCATCGAAGGCGCCGAAGTCAAGGTCTACCCCGGCGCGCCCGAGTACCTGCAGGACCTGGCCACCGGCCGCATCGACGCCGCGCTGAACGACAGCCTGCTGATCCCCTACCTGACGCAGACCAGCAAGCTGCCGCTGAAGGCCGGGGCGCCCATCGGCCCGAGCACCAGCAACGCCATTCCGTTCCGCAAGGGCAACCCCAAGTTCCAGGAAGCGATCGACAAGGCACTGGCCGACCTGAAAGCCGACGGCAGCTTCGAGAAGATCTCGACCAAGTGGTTTGCCCGTGACGTGAGCAAGCCGCTGGCCGCCGCCAAGTAAGCCATGGACCTGTTGCCGCTGTTGCAGCTGGCCGCACCGGTGATGCTGCGCGCCACCGGCTACACGCTGTTCTTCGCGGTCTCGGCCATGGTGCTGGGGCTGGCGCTGGGCACGCTGGTGGCGCTGCTGCGCGTGCTGCGGCTGCCGGTGCTGGCACAGCTGGCGCAGCTGTACGTCAGCATCTTCCGCGGCACGCCGCTGCTGGTGCAGGTGTTCATCGTGTACTACGGGTTGCCCAGCATCGGCATCGAGTTCTCGCCGGTCACCGCGGGCATCCTGGCGCTCACGCTCAACGTGGCGGCGTACCTGAGTGAAAGCCTGCGCGGCGCGGTCAGCGGCATCGGCCAGGGCCAGTGGCTGGCCGGCACCAGCCTGGGCCTGACGCATGTGCAGACCCTGCGCTACGTGGTGGCGCCGCAGGCGCTGCGCACCGCGGTGCCCAGCCTCAGCAACTCGCTGATCAGCCTGATCAAGGACACCTCGCTGGTGTCGGTGATCGCGGTCACCGAGCTGATGCTGGCCACCAAGGAGCTGATCTCAACCAC encodes the following:
- the katG gene encoding catalase/peroxidase HPI, which gives rise to MSAETEMKCPVAHGSSKPKQTRTNAHWWPDQLNLGVLHQHSKLGDPMLEDFDYRQEFQKLDLKAVIADLHALMTDSQDWWPADYGHYGPFFIRMAWHSAGTYRIYDGRGGARSGEQRFAPLNSWPDNGNLDKARRLLWPIKQKYGRQLSWADLMILAGNVALESMGFKTFGFGGGREDIWEPLPIDWGPESTWLGDERYSGERELANPLAAVQMGLIYVNPEGPNGKPDPVASARDIRETFARMAMDDAETVALVAGGHTFGKCHGAGPAHHVGAEPEGANIEELGLGWKSAYESGIGAHAITSGLEGAWTATPTQWDMSYLQTLFGFEWELTKSPAGAHQWKPVGDAGRNVPDAHIPGKLHQPMMTTADLALRFDPAYEKIARDYLANPQKFADAFARAWFKLTHRDMGPKVRYLGPLVPQEELLWQDPLPAATHPLVDAADVAQLKQRVLASGLTTAQLVKAAWASASTFRGSDLRGGANGARVRLAPQKDWEANDPAELAQVIAKLEAIQAEFNGKAAGGKQVSLADLIVLAGGAAIEAAAQQAGHTVQVPFTPGRTDATLEQTDVQSFKVLEPAVDGFRNYIGKAAPANVANAIIDKANLLMLTAPEMTALVGGLRALGANSGNTAHGVLTTRPGTLSPDFFRNLLDMRTAWKPVEGQKNVFEGTDRKTGERRWTATLADLIFGSNAQLRALAEVYAAADGDAHFVRDFVQAWTKVMNLDRFDVQGRSAA
- a CDS encoding DUF3253 domain-containing protein, with product MTGMGGDPQIEETIFRLLAARQPGKTICPSEVARALVAEEAGWRALMPEVRRVAQGLADAGRLRVTRGGVDVDVLKEGGAVRLGRNFS
- a CDS encoding amino acid ABC transporter permease gives rise to the protein MDLLPLLQLAAPVMLRATGYTLFFAVSAMVLGLALGTLVALLRVLRLPVLAQLAQLYVSIFRGTPLLVQVFIVYYGLPSIGIEFSPVTAGILALTLNVAAYLSESLRGAVSGIGQGQWLAGTSLGLTHVQTLRYVVAPQALRTAVPSLSNSLISLIKDTSLVSVIAVTELMLATKELISTTFQPFPLYLAAAGVYWVLSLLFEQVQRVLEKRLAFPG
- a CDS encoding transporter substrate-binding domain-containing protein, coding for MHNRRSHLLASAALGLALLAGTAHAATDLLDEVKQRGTLRVAVEGTYPPFNFRDAQGQLTGFDVEIAAAIAGKLGVKPVFTTTEWSGILAGLQAGKYDVIVNQVAATDARRQTFDFSGPYVSSSAQLIIRANETRPMGTLADLKGKRIGVGQGSNYADLARGIEGAEVKVYPGAPEYLQDLATGRIDAALNDSLLIPYLTQTSKLPLKAGAPIGPSTSNAIPFRKGNPKFQEAIDKALADLKADGSFEKISTKWFARDVSKPLAAAK